TGAGGTTGACGAGCTTGTTGCTGCTTCCACTGGATAGTTTTCTGGTGCACAATGAACTTTCTGATGAAGCTTTCCTCTTGAGCCTGgtccaagttgttctgAATCGAACCGTTACTCTGGAGcctcttcaacaacatcatgGCCTCTGAGCTATACTTCAAAATATCCTGAGGGGTTATGGAGAAGTTGGGGGGTTTTGGACCTTGCTGGGCctgatttggtggtggccgttgctgctgttgttgaggCTGGTGAGAGTACTGCCGTTGCTGCTGGTTTGCAATGGCCTGGGgttgttggggttgttggggttgttggGGCTgctgaagttgttgaggcTGCTGAGGCGGTTGCGACTGAGACTGCTGCGACTGTTGGGCCTGCTGTTGTTTCTGCTGCATTTGTCTTTGCATCAACTGCTGCTTCTGCTGGGGagtcaagttgttgatgttgaagttattgCCCATATTCATGTTCATGCCATTGCCCATGTTCATGTTGTTCATGCCGTTCATATTCATGTTGTGCATGCCATTCATACCCATATTATTCATGCCCATGTTCATATTGTTCATgttcatgttgttgatgctgTTCTGCGAGATATTGTTCTGCGAGAGGTTATTCTGCGAGATATTGTTCTGCGAGAGGTTATTCTGCGAGATATTGTTCTGCGGGAGGTTGTTCTGCGGGAGGTTGTTCTGCGACATGTTGTTCATGTTCATGTTCATACCCATGTTGTTCATTCTGTTTggctgttgctgttgctgttgctgttgctgctgagGATGTAACTTccgctgctgctgctgccgcAACGCTACCTGAAGATGCGTGTTATGGATTTCCTTGATGGTGCCCATGGCACTGGCCGGgatcattttcttgttgatacAGTCAAACACCTGGTTCCAGGTGGTGACAGTGGACGGTAAGTTGGGGATCTTTGCCAAAAGCGCCGGGGGAATGGCGGCATTTCTGATCATATTCAGAATCTGCTGGATGGTTTGTTGCTGGGATGGAGTGCCGGTAGCACCAGCCTGGGGGTCCTGGCCCTGGCCCTGGCCATGGCCCGGCTGCATCTGGTTGGCCTGGATCTGGGCCGCAGTCTGCTGCCGAGCCTGGGCCTGTTGTTGCATAAAGTTGGATGAGGCAGTAGTGTTGGCAGCGGGACGCGGAGCGTTGGCACGGGCACCCGACCGGAGCAGTGTGATCTTCAGCTTGATCACTCTCAAGTACTCGTCTTTTCCCTGGCTCTTTAAAAAAGTGTATTTCTCAAACTCAGACGCCATGGTGGCCGCCTTTTGATCATTATAATTGGTATTTTGAATCTCCTTTAAAGTGGCCGCCAAAATGTGGACAACCTTTTGCCGGTCTGCCACCGAGTACATCGAGTGCCAGGTGGAGCCTCCGTTGACCTGGTTATTCATGGGGGATTTTGGAATCAGTAGAACCGGTTAGTGGATAAGGATATGCTAGCGTGACGTTGAAAAAACGGTTGATAGAACGGGAGGAAGAGATGTGGAAATCAACAGTAGGGTTCCACGAATATCACCACGGAGTTACAAACAATCGGTAGTAGTTGAGTAAAAAAGGTGTTAGTTAAATTTTTACCTTACGGGGTTCGTTATTTTTTTCCTGATTGATTTTTTCAGGTTCTCGATTATAAGGTGGCTCGCCTACCAGGAATGGAATCGTGTTAGAAATAGACGAGAAAACAGAGAGGGAGAGACACAGAGAACACAACAGCACACAACAGGAGTATCACACTGTCATACACCACATCAGTAGTCCGGTGCCCAGTGAGGTGATTTTCTACATATTTGAGTCTCGGATCAAAGTCGGGGTTTTGTTGCTGGGACGATTGCACACGGCGTACacagttttcaaattccaATCAGCGAACGCCGAGCGATAATTTCTTTTGTTCATTAGCTAATCTTATCTAAGTAGTTGCAACTAAATAGTGACAAATGACCTTTTAATAGCCCGAGAGTCTTCTGCCGCCGCCTGCTCGGCCTGGTCAATATACTGGGCCTGATGCTGTAAATTCCATTGGGTTCTCACGAATTTCATCCCTTGTAAATTAAAGTTGATCTTGTGGCTGCTGCCCTCAAGCAGTTGCCGCAAATGAGTTTTAATTGTCACCAACTGACTCTTTAAATCCAGATCCTTCTGGTGCACCAACTCCTTGAGATTgttcttcaccaagaagttcaacaccttgCACACCACCGAGATCTggttcaaattgttgagtTTTTGCATCCACACCTCGATGAACGCGAGAAGCTTTTTGGTGTAGGAGAATGGAAGCACAAGCAACGCATCCTCCAATTGTGCCGACCGGATGCTTGTCACGGTCTTGAACACATGCTGCTCGCCGCTCATACCGTACGCCATCAAAATCGTGTGGGACTCCGGTTTGGTGGGTTTTACCCCATGGGGCTGCTTTTGGTACTGGGCGAGCGCCTGATGATACTGAACTTGATTGTTCAAGTCCTCATACCCGATGTCGATGGCCTCGATAAGCTTCTCTCCCGCCTTCAACGACTCCATTGTCTGCTTGGTCACCTTCGTCACCTCATCACTGTCGTCACCTTCTTCTGTAACCggttcttcaccttcaagcGATGTCAAGAGCGTATCCTCATACAACTCATCGATCTCCTTTTCCCgctcttcttccaagaacACTTGGTCGTTGGTGGCACTCCAGAGACGGAGCGAGTGGTCGTGGGACGCGGAGACCATGAACAAACCACTGTGACTGACACTGAGACTCCAAACTTCCAGCTGGTGAGCAACCAACTTCTGGATACACTCGAACTTGTCTCCATCCCAGTACTTGATCAACCCGTCCTTACCActggagaagaagttgtgCGAGTCCccaatgaacttgacgttCATGATCGAGTCTTGGTGCCCGAAAATGGACTTATGACAGTCTCCAAAGTCCAACCCCCAGATCTTGATATTCTTGTCGGCAGAGGAGGTgatgatcaacttggagtcaCTGGAGATATCGATCGATAACACCGGGAGTTTGTGTCCGTATAATGTTaagaacaacttcaaggtgtCGAGGTACA
The sequence above is drawn from the Yamadazyma tenuis chromosome 3, complete sequence genome and encodes:
- the DIP2 gene encoding beta transducin (COG:A; EggNog:ENOG503NWQD), translating into MTDEVLAVKVSSHGKLLAISLLNNNVQVVYLDTLKLFLTLYGHKLPVLSIDISSDSKLIITSSADKNIKIWGLDFGDCHKSIFGHQDSIMNVKFIGDSHNFFSSGKDGLIKYWDGDKFECIQKLVAHQSEVWSLSVSHSGLFMVSASHDHSLRLWSATNDQVFLEEEREKEIDELYEDTLLTSLEGEEPVTEEGDDSDEVTKVTKQTMESLKAGEKLIEAIDIGYEDLNNQVQYHQALAQYQKQPHGVKPTKPESHTILMAYGMSGEQHVFKTVTSIRSAQLEDALLVLPFSYTKKLLAFIEVWMQKLNNLNQISVVCKVLNFLVKNNLKELVHQKDSDLKSQLVTIKTHLRQSLEGSSHKINFNLQGMKFVRTQWNLQHQAQYIDQAEQAAAEDSRAIKRSFVTI